The following are encoded in a window of Helicobacter ganmani genomic DNA:
- a CDS encoding heavy metal translocating P-type ATPase yields the protein MKMIKLNISGMHCSACSSTIEKNLQKIPSIKNIKINSISGKAKIAYDETQISETQITEQITSYGFPANLDDSKEQEIAYIKGLKRRLWVAIPLFAVIFSLHMGGFHTDWNGVVQLILASIVQFYCGLPFYQGAKSFFKTKSADMNVLIALGTSVAYLYSLYLFASGESGFYFEGSSAVICFVLVGEYLKSSAKKKASDELEILSKLLPTQARLLNESQQTQWIAIDKIQKGNQCLVIGGEKIPLDGIVVSGEAEVSSAHINGEELPKTLGAGAEVIGGSLVLNGEIVIEASKDSNEFFVYEMLDLLELSQAQKPPIGALADRIASIFVPSIVILSLICFVFWYFWTSNLAFALSIAACVLVISCPCALGLAVPLAIVCASMRAKKAEILIKTPDIYEKAKQVKTIVFDKTGTLTKGEIVICDCKILSQTLSYDFVSSLACAMQKNNPHPIARAILDFAKDSTPIPLESKTYEIGKGVQAVFEGMSYSLGSLEWVESLCKTTLRDFPRENCIALGDSKEILALFYLQDSIKENAKATIKALRLRGIESVILSGDNEASVAKIAQTLGISKFFAGVNPEEKANVIVELAQKGAVCFVGDGINDALALKSASFGISFAQATELAQEVGDVLLLKENLWGIVEVFDIANATLKNIRENLFFAYVYNIVLIPIAAGVLYPHFGIVLQPAFAGAAMAFSSLSVVSNALRISRLRLENCV from the coding sequence ATGAAAATGATTAAATTAAATATCAGTGGAATGCATTGTAGTGCCTGTTCTTCTACGATTGAGAAAAATTTACAAAAGATTCCGAGTATTAAAAACATCAAGATTAATTCTATCAGCGGAAAGGCAAAAATTGCGTATGATGAAACGCAAATTTCAGAAACGCAAATTACTGAACAAATTACTTCTTATGGATTTCCTGCGAACCTAGATGATTCTAAAGAGCAAGAAATCGCTTATATTAAGGGGTTAAAGCGGAGATTATGGGTAGCAATCCCCTTGTTTGCGGTGATTTTTTCTCTGCATATGGGTGGATTCCACACTGATTGGAACGGAGTTGTTCAGCTAATTCTAGCAAGCATTGTGCAGTTTTATTGCGGATTGCCTTTTTATCAAGGGGCAAAAAGCTTTTTTAAAACAAAATCGGCAGATATGAATGTCCTCATCGCACTTGGCACAAGCGTGGCTTATCTTTATTCGCTGTATCTTTTTGCAAGTGGCGAGAGTGGATTTTATTTTGAGGGCAGTAGTGCAGTAATTTGTTTTGTGTTGGTGGGCGAATACTTAAAATCAAGCGCAAAGAAAAAAGCAAGTGATGAGCTAGAGATTCTCTCTAAACTTTTGCCTACGCAAGCAAGGTTGCTAAACGAATCGCAGCAGACACAATGGATTGCAATAGATAAGATTCAAAAGGGCAATCAATGTTTGGTTATAGGTGGTGAGAAGATTCCATTAGATGGCATAGTAGTCTCTGGGGAGGCAGAAGTGAGCAGTGCGCATATTAATGGCGAAGAGTTACCAAAAACATTGGGTGCAGGCGCGGAGGTAATTGGCGGGAGTTTAGTTTTAAATGGCGAAATTGTGATTGAAGCAAGCAAGGATTCTAATGAATTTTTTGTTTATGAAATGTTGGATTTACTAGAGCTTTCACAAGCGCAAAAGCCTCCTATTGGCGCACTTGCAGACAGAATTGCTAGCATTTTTGTGCCAAGTATCGTGATTCTTAGTCTTATTTGCTTTGTTTTTTGGTATTTTTGGACGAGTAATCTTGCTTTCGCACTATCTATTGCCGCTTGCGTGCTTGTTATCTCTTGTCCTTGCGCACTTGGGCTCGCTGTGCCTTTGGCGATTGTTTGTGCAAGTATGCGTGCAAAAAAAGCAGAGATTTTGATTAAAACGCCAGATATTTATGAAAAGGCAAAACAAGTAAAAACGATTGTGTTTGACAAAACAGGCACACTCACCAAGGGAGAGATTGTGATTTGTGATTGCAAGATTTTATCTCAAACTCTCTCTTATGATTTTGTTTCTAGCCTTGCTTGCGCAATGCAAAAGAATAATCCTCACCCTATTGCGCGGGCAATTTTGGATTTTGCCAAAGATTCTACCCCAATTCCTTTGGAATCTAAAACCTATGAGATTGGCAAAGGGGTGCAGGCGGTTTTTGAAGGAATGTCTTATTCTTTGGGCTCATTAGAATGGGTAGAATCCTTATGCAAAACAACATTACGAGATTTTCCTCGTGAAAATTGTATTGCACTTGGGGATTCAAAGGAGATTTTAGCTTTGTTTTATTTGCAAGATTCCATTAAGGAAAATGCAAAAGCCACGATTAAGGCTTTAAGATTACGCGGAATAGAATCTGTGATTTTAAGTGGAGACAATGAAGCAAGTGTTGCAAAAATTGCTCAAACGCTTGGAATCTCAAAATTTTTTGCGGGTGTCAATCCTGAAGAAAAGGCAAATGTGATTGTGGAACTCGCACAAAAGGGCGCGGTTTGTTTCGTCGGAGATGGGATTAATGACGCACTTGCACTTAAAAGTGCAAGCTTTGGAATCTCCTTTGCGCAAGCCACAGAATTGGCACAAGAAGTGGGCGATGTTTTGTTGTTGAAAGAAAATTTATGGGGAATCGTGGAAGTGTTTGATATTGCCAATGCGACTTTGAAAAACATTCGTGAAAATTTGTTTTTCGCCTATGTGTATAATATTGTGCTGATTCCTATTGCAGCAGGTGTACTTTATCCGCATTTTGGAATCGTATTGCAACCCGCTTTTGCTGGAGCGGCTATGGCG